The Candidatus Cloacimonadota bacterium genomic interval GGTGAAACAAGTAAATATGAAATGAAGATCATCCGGAAAGATGGTCAAGAGCGGATAATTGAAGTTACAGCAAGTCCGATGTTCGAGAAAGAACTTTTTTTTGGATCTTTTGGAATTTTGGTCGATGTCACCGATACGATCCAAACAAAGAAAACTTTACAGGAACTGAAAAAAGCTGTTGAAACTATGCATCTCGGTGTAACGATAACCGATATGGATAGAAAAATAATTTATTCCAATCCTGCTGACGCAAAAATGCATGGCTATGAAGTTAAAGATTTGATCGGGAAAGATGTTAAGATGTTTGCTCCTCCCAATCTGAGAAAAAGTATGTCTCTTGAGCATGTAAAGAAATGGAAGGGTTTGATCAGAGAAAGCGTAAATATCCGTCAGGATGGATCAACTTTCCCGGTAAGGTTGATAACCGATATTGTTAAAGTAGGAGATGAACCGATAGCAATGGTTACGACTTGTGAAGACATCACAGAACAGAAAGAAGCAGAAAATGAAAAAGGCAGAATTCAAGCGCAGCTGTTGCAGGCTCAAAAGATGGAAATTGTAGGACAACTTGCTGGAGGGATTGCTCACGATTTTAATAATCTTTTGACTGTTATCAATGGTTATTCGGGTACGATATTATCTAAAATATCAAAGACAGATCAATTTTATGATAGTATCTTGAACATTAATAAATGCGGGATAAAAGCAGCAAACTTAACAAAACAACTCCTTGCTTTTTCAAGGAAGGAGATAATAAAACCGAGATCACTAAACCTCAATAAAATTATACTCGATGTTGAAAATATGATCAGAGGTCTGATCGGTGAGAATGTTAATCTTATAAGTTATCTTGAAGTGAATATTAAAGATATTAAAGCAGATCCGGGTCAGATTGAACAAATTTTATCAAACCTGGTTTTAAATGCCCGGGATGCAATCTCAGAAAATGGAAATATAGAAATACATACTGATTTATTGAACCTTAATGAACCTTTTTCTACAACTTTTGGAACAATTCCACCCGGAGAATATGTGGTTTTATCTGTAAAAGATAATGGCTGTGGAATGAACGAAGAAATTTTGCATCATCTTTTTGAGCCTTTTTATACTACTAAAGAACCCGGTAAAGGAACAGGTTTGGGTTTATCAACTGTATTTGGGATCGTTAAGCAAAATAATGGTTATATATTTGTCGAAAGTGAACCAGGTAAAGGATCGAACTTTAAAATATATTTCCCCGGTTTGAAAAAAGAAGAGAAATTCGAGGAAGAAATCGGTGATGAAAGCAAACTCCCCAAAGGAGATGAGACCATTCTGCTGGTGGAAGATCAACCCAATGTGCGGGAGTTTATATGTTCAATTTTAGAAGAATTCGGATATAATGTTTTAGAAGCTGCTGATGGTTTGGAAGCATTGGAATATGCAAAAAAATATGCTAATCCTGTTCAACTTTTGATAACCGATGTTCGAATGCCCAAAATGAATGGCTTCAAGCTTGCTGAAAATATTATCAAGATATATCCGAAAATCAGAATCCTATATGTTTCCGGATACACTGAAGATAAAGAGATCAAAAAGGGAATGGAAGGATTTTTCGCAGGATTTCTAAAAAAACCTTTTTCCTTTTCCGAACTGGTTACTAAAGTTAGAGAAATTTTAGATCAAAAGAGTTCTGCTTATTAGGATTTCAATACTCGGAGTAAAGTAATCGTGTTATATTTTGAATCGTCGGCTATTCATCATTTCCAGAAAGCGACTGTGTCGCATAACATTTACACGGTTAATGTACTCCAAAATTAGGAGAATAAATGAAAAGAAAGAAAGCTGGTCTTGAAAAAAGGATCTTTATTTCATTTTTCGTTATTTCACTTTTACTTGTGCTTTTCTTAACAATCCTGCAATGGATAATTGCCAAAAATATCATCAAGCAATATGAAAATGAAAAGATATTAAAACCACTGTCATTTATTAAATTAGCACAAACTGAATTTAAAGAAGGTAGCCTTGATCTTCTCAACTCGATTACAGATGATAAAGAAATTGTTAATAGTATCCTTGATCTTGATTCCTTGAAAATATCTAAAAGAATAACTCCTTATTTATCTAATCCTAAAGCAGGTCATATTGTTATTTATAATCACGAGAATGATCTGATCTATGGAACAGAATGGGATTTGATTGAAAAATATGTTAATAAAATGTTCCAGCTTTTATATGTTAATGATTTCGGTTCTTTTATCGCTAATTTCGGTAATAAACTCTATCAAATATCTTATTTCTCTTTTTATGAGGATGATGAGAAAGAAAAATTTATCGGTATCGTAGTAAATGTTGAATCCATCAACAGGCAGTCTTTTCATTTGGAGCAATATAATGAGGTAGTCTTGATTCCCAATTCCGAAGAACTCCGGAAAGACCTGTTTCCTGACAATTTTTCTAATTTGGTCGATAATATTTCAAACAAAATAGGTAAAATGATCGATGAGGATAAAGAAGAATCGATTTTTCGTTTGAATACGGAAATTGCTTCCGGAATATATATCAATTATGATCTAAATGGAGAACCTTCTGCTTTTTTCATAATTCCTTTTAACAGGAATTTCAACCAGTTCGTACAGCAAAGCATTTTGTTTTTCTTAATAATTATTTTGGGAATTACTCTGATCGCAATCGTTTTGATCGGCACCTGGTTCAAGCAGACAATACTGCATCCAATAAAAGAAATTCGTGACAGAATGCAGGATGTTGCCAAAAATCCTTCTATTATCGAGCCGATAGAGATCAGGTATTATGGTAAAATCGGAGATATTGTAGAGAAGTTGGAAAACAAGTATTCAGGTGTTCTCGGTGATATGATCGAGACTTTCAATATGATGAATAAAGCTTTAGCAGAATATAGCAGTTCTCATAAAGGATACAAATTTTTAGTTGAACATCTGAATTCCGGGATTTTCTGGTTGGATTCGGAATACAAGATCATTTTATGCAATCCCAGTTTCAGAGAATTATTGGAAATATCAGAAACAGATAAAGTTCTCGGAGTCAGCTTGATTGAATTTCTGCATTTCAGTCCCCGTATTTTAGAAAAGGCAAAGACTGAAGCGATTACGATTTCCAGTGTAAGAGTTAAGATCAAAGATAAAGTGAAATACTTGATATTCAATGTCAGACCTGTTGAAGATAAATCCGGAACCAGGCTGGTGGGAAGTATCGCAGATATTACAAAAGAGGTTACTGAAAGAAAGGCTCGTGAAGCTCTGGAACTGGAATTGATAAAAAGCAATAAATTAGCTGAAATCGGGAGAAGAGTAGAAGGGATCATTCATAATTTGAATTCACCTCTAAATTCGATCCTCGGTTATGCTCAGTTGTTGAAAAAGGAATTTTCCAGACATAAAGATCTGGAAAAAATACTGGAAGCCGGAAAGGTCATTTCTCATTATGTAAAAGTGTTACAAACAAAGATCAGGAAAGATGATGTTTATATGACTCACCCTATCAACATCAATGAATTGATTGAGCAGGAATTGGAACTTTGCACTCACAATCTTTTTTTCAAGCATTATGTCATTCTCGAGAAGAATCTTGATCCTGAACTTCCTGAAATATTAGCAGTTTTTGGTGATATCAGTTTATGTGTGGCAAATTTATTAAACAACGCTATAGAATCTTTAAAAGACAGTCCTGAAAAATATATCCGAGTGAGAACATATCAGACAAGTGAGTTGGTCGCCATAGAAATAGAGGATACCGGTTCCGGTATTGAAGAAAAGAATTTGGATAAGATATTCGAACCATATTTTACGACTAAAAAACATAAAGATGCAATTGGATTTGGTTTAGGATTAGCAATTGGTAAAAATATCACTGAAAAATATAATGGTAGGATAGAAGTTAAATCTATTATTGGACATGGAAGCACATTTACAATATTTCTACCATTCGGAAAATAATTTTTTATAGTTTGAGGAGAAAATGAGTAAACAGAAATTTTTTTCGGAATATTCTCAAAAACGGGCAAAAATCTTGATCGTTGATGATGAACAGGATGCACTTGATATTTTCAGCAGGCAATTAAAAGATGATTATGATATTGATACTGCTACTTCTGCAACTTCAGCTCTGGAAAAGCTCAAAAAAAATAATTATCATATAACCATGACCGATGTTGTTATGCCGGGTATAGATGGGATCGAACTCATGCAGGAGATCAAAAAACAATGGCCTCATATTTCAGTTGTAGTTATCAGTGGAAAAGCATCGATTGAAATGGCAGTTAAAGCAATGAAACTGGGAGCAGAGGATTTTATTGAGAAACCTGTGGAAGATCTTGAACTCTTAAAATTGATGATCGAAAAAATTCTCAAATCAAAATGGCAGGTTGAAGAAATTAAAAGATTAAGAAACATTCTTGCTCACGGTTTTGATAGAACCAATATTGTCGGGAATAGTCTTGTCATCCAGAAGATCATGGAAAAGGTTAAAGTTATCGCACCCCTTGATACAACCGTCCTGATAACCGGTGAAACAGGTGTGGGTAAAGAGCTTTTTGCGGAATTAATTTACAGAAACAGCAAAAGAAAAGATAAGAAATTTGTCGCACTTAATTGCGGTGGAATTCCAGAAAATCTATTAGAGAGTATGCTTTTTGGTCATAAGAAGGGAGCATTCACAGATGCGATCAGAGACAAGATAGGATATTTTCAGGAAGCTGATGGAGGAACTCTTTTTCTCGATGAGATCACGGAAACTTCACCTTCTTTTCAAATTAAAATGCTCAGAGTATTGGAAAAAGGTGTTATTCGTCAGGTTGGAGGAGACAAAGATATCGAGGTTGATGTCAGGATAATTACAGCTACAAACAAACTCATTGAAGAAGAGATCGAAGCTAAAAACTTTAGGGAGGATCTCTATTACAGATTGAATATTATTAATATAAAAATACCTCCTTTGCGAGAAAGGGTAGAAGATATAAAAATACTGGCAAATGCTTTTATGAATGAATTTTCAGAAAAACATGGAAAACAGAATTTAACAATTTCCGAACCGGCAATGTCTATCCTTCTCGCAAATGAATGGAAAGGTAATGTCAGAGAACTGAAAAATGCGATCGAACATGCAGTGGCTCTTTGTTCTCATACAAAAATTATGCCGGAAGATTTACCTGATAATATTTTTCAGGATAATATCAATTTGGTTGATCCTTTACAGAATTATCTCAATCTACCGTTTAATCATGCAAAAGAAAATTTTGAAAAAAAATATATCGAAGAACTGTTAGTCAAGCATAAAGGAGATGTTACCAAAGTTGCAACTATCTCAAAAATAAAAAGACAAAATCTTTATGAAAAGTTTAAAAAATATGATATCGACTTAAAAAAATTCAGGATATAAAGAAATTTTGTAAATCAGGCATTTTAATATTGTTTTTGATAAATCATTTTTGATTGGTATGGTTATTGCAGTGTTTTTATTATGGTGGGGCAGAATTTTTGGAATAAAAGGAGTTGATCATGGGAACACAGCAAATCCTTTTAATAGTTATTGGCGTCATAGTTGTTGGAGTATCAGTATCTGTTGGGATAACTATGTTCAACAATCAGTCCTCCGGTTCCAATCGTCAGGCAATAATAACTGATCTAAATACTTTTGCCGGGAATGCGTTAGCATATTATAAAGCTCCTTCCAGTTTCGGAGGAGGTTCTCGTTCCTGGAGCGATATCGACAAACTTGGACTCTGGATAGGTCATAATTATGATTCTGCTACTGATTCCTTATCAAATGAAAATGGTGAGTATGGTCTTTCATATGCAGGTGATAATCTGACTATTGTCGGAATTGGAAGGGAAGTGGGAAGAGATGGAACGAACAAAGTGAAGGCAACCATGGTCGTAACAGGTCAATCAGGAAACCTGAGTGTTACGGTGAATAACTGATCATATTTTAGCTAAAAATAATCAATAAGAAATTATATTAACTCATATTTCGCAACGAAGATAACAGCTACAATTCTGATTTTTTGAAGCTTTACATAATTCAATTATAGTAATATCAGAACACCTGACCTCATAGATTTTATTATGACACCATTTTTCAGAAAGCATCATTTTATGAAAATACATAATCAAACATTAACCATCGAATTTATTCGATGGAGAAAATGAGACTCGACATGAATTACCGACTTCAGCCGGAAGATGAACTGAATGAATTCAGAAGTGAGTTGTAGTTACCAAACCTGCCATTCACTGAAGTGAATGGTTAATTTTTGTCTAATATTACCTGAATTTCGGATATCTTTTATGTTTTCTCAAATTTATTTTGTGCTTATATAACGATTTATAGAATTCAAAATTAAATCATCAAATAATCAAATTTTCAAATTCATAAATGAGAATAAAATTTATTAGAAGTAATATTCCTTTAATATCAAAACTACATCATAGTTTTTAAATCAGGTTTGTTTTGTCATAATTTTATGACATTATCCTTAAGAGTGTAATATTTTTATGACAGATTTGACAGAATTAACCAATATCCTAAACTGAAAATCTATAAAACACACTAGGAAAAACTTTTAAACAACAACCTATCTGTTTGAAATCTAAAGAGATAAGAATAGATTTAAAATTCATAAATATGATTTGGCACAGTGATTGCTTAATTAATGGCGTGTCGCATAGAGTGAAAAAAAAGAAAAACTTATTTCTAAAAAAAAAGG includes:
- a CDS encoding hybrid sensor histidine kinase/response regulator; translated protein: MKGILKEVREEIVDSEKKKILIVEDEKIIARHIHRTLVGLGYEVSDIVSSGEEAVEKAGSNPPDLILTDIMLEGQMSGIEAADIIRTNLRIPVIYLTAYTDEKIIQEAKIAEPFGYILKPFEERELHATIEMAFYRKKVERELRESERKYRTLVEKIEEGICVVDEKENLTFVNPATAEIFGCEVKELIGRNLQDFTTPDEFKNILDQTKIRRRGETSKYEMKIIRKDGQERIIEVTASPMFEKELFFGSFGILVDVTDTIQTKKTLQELKKAVETMHLGVTITDMDRKIIYSNPADAKMHGYEVKDLIGKDVKMFAPPNLRKSMSLEHVKKWKGLIRESVNIRQDGSTFPVRLITDIVKVGDEPIAMVTTCEDITEQKEAENEKGRIQAQLLQAQKMEIVGQLAGGIAHDFNNLLTVINGYSGTILSKISKTDQFYDSILNINKCGIKAANLTKQLLAFSRKEIIKPRSLNLNKIILDVENMIRGLIGENVNLISYLEVNIKDIKADPGQIEQILSNLVLNARDAISENGNIEIHTDLLNLNEPFSTTFGTIPPGEYVVLSVKDNGCGMNEEILHHLFEPFYTTKEPGKGTGLGLSTVFGIVKQNNGYIFVESEPGKGSNFKIYFPGLKKEEKFEEEIGDESKLPKGDETILLVEDQPNVREFICSILEEFGYNVLEAADGLEALEYAKKYANPVQLLITDVRMPKMNGFKLAENIIKIYPKIRILYVSGYTEDKEIKKGMEGFFAGFLKKPFSFSELVTKVREILDQKSSAY
- a CDS encoding GHKL domain-containing protein — translated: MKRKKAGLEKRIFISFFVISLLLVLFLTILQWIIAKNIIKQYENEKILKPLSFIKLAQTEFKEGSLDLLNSITDDKEIVNSILDLDSLKISKRITPYLSNPKAGHIVIYNHENDLIYGTEWDLIEKYVNKMFQLLYVNDFGSFIANFGNKLYQISYFSFYEDDEKEKFIGIVVNVESINRQSFHLEQYNEVVLIPNSEELRKDLFPDNFSNLVDNISNKIGKMIDEDKEESIFRLNTEIASGIYINYDLNGEPSAFFIIPFNRNFNQFVQQSILFFLIIILGITLIAIVLIGTWFKQTILHPIKEIRDRMQDVAKNPSIIEPIEIRYYGKIGDIVEKLENKYSGVLGDMIETFNMMNKALAEYSSSHKGYKFLVEHLNSGIFWLDSEYKIILCNPSFRELLEISETDKVLGVSLIEFLHFSPRILEKAKTEAITISSVRVKIKDKVKYLIFNVRPVEDKSGTRLVGSIADITKEVTERKAREALELELIKSNKLAEIGRRVEGIIHNLNSPLNSILGYAQLLKKEFSRHKDLEKILEAGKVISHYVKVLQTKIRKDDVYMTHPININELIEQELELCTHNLFFKHYVILEKNLDPELPEILAVFGDISLCVANLLNNAIESLKDSPEKYIRVRTYQTSELVAIEIEDTGSGIEEKNLDKIFEPYFTTKKHKDAIGFGLGLAIGKNITEKYNGRIEVKSIIGHGSTFTIFLPFGK
- a CDS encoding sigma-54-dependent Fis family transcriptional regulator; its protein translation is MSKQKFFSEYSQKRAKILIVDDEQDALDIFSRQLKDDYDIDTATSATSALEKLKKNNYHITMTDVVMPGIDGIELMQEIKKQWPHISVVVISGKASIEMAVKAMKLGAEDFIEKPVEDLELLKLMIEKILKSKWQVEEIKRLRNILAHGFDRTNIVGNSLVIQKIMEKVKVIAPLDTTVLITGETGVGKELFAELIYRNSKRKDKKFVALNCGGIPENLLESMLFGHKKGAFTDAIRDKIGYFQEADGGTLFLDEITETSPSFQIKMLRVLEKGVIRQVGGDKDIEVDVRIITATNKLIEEEIEAKNFREDLYYRLNIINIKIPPLRERVEDIKILANAFMNEFSEKHGKQNLTISEPAMSILLANEWKGNVRELKNAIEHAVALCSHTKIMPEDLPDNIFQDNINLVDPLQNYLNLPFNHAKENFEKKYIEELLVKHKGDVTKVATISKIKRQNLYEKFKKYDIDLKKFRI